From the Pectobacterium carotovorum genome, one window contains:
- the recR gene encoding recombination mediator RecR — translation MQTSPLLESLMEALRCLPGVGPKSAQRMAFQLLQRNRSGGMRLAQALTRAMSEIGHCSDCRTFTEQDVCAICSNPRRQQNGQICVVESPADIQAIEQTGQFAGRYFVLMGHLSPLDGIGPDDIGLGRLEERLQVESINEVILATNPTVEGDATANYIAELCAQHGVMASRIAHGVPVGGELEMVDGTTLSHSLAGRQPFRF, via the coding sequence ATGCAGACCAGTCCGCTTCTTGAATCATTGATGGAAGCGCTGCGCTGTCTGCCGGGCGTTGGGCCCAAATCGGCACAGCGCATGGCGTTTCAACTGCTGCAGCGTAACCGCAGCGGCGGTATGCGTCTGGCGCAGGCGTTGACGCGGGCGATGTCCGAAATCGGCCACTGTAGCGATTGCCGGACATTCACCGAGCAGGACGTTTGTGCGATTTGTTCGAATCCGCGCCGCCAGCAAAACGGGCAGATTTGCGTGGTGGAAAGTCCGGCGGATATTCAGGCTATCGAACAGACAGGGCAGTTTGCTGGCCGTTACTTTGTGCTGATGGGACATTTGTCGCCGCTTGATGGCATTGGCCCGGACGATATCGGTTTGGGGCGGCTGGAAGAGCGCCTGCAGGTGGAATCGATCAACGAAGTGATTCTGGCAACCAACCCGACAGTAGAAGGCGATGCTACGGCGAACTATATCGCTGAACTGTGTGCGCAACACGGTGTGATGGCCAGCCGTATTGCCCACGGTGTTCCCGTTGGCGGCGAGCTGGAAATGGTTGACGGCACAACGCTGTCCCATTCACTCGCGGGACGCCAGCCTTTCCGGTTTTAA